The following nucleotide sequence is from Acinetobacter equi.
CCAACGAGAGCGATAAATCAGGAAATAAACAAAAGCAGTGACAAGTAAAGTCACACCAACAAGGAATAAGCCATTGATTGGAATATCAATTGTTTCTGTTGGTTGATATGAACCCATTAACCAATCTGGTAGTGTTGGGCTGACTTCCTTTGGCCCGAATATTGAACGGAAAATTTGCTGCATAATTAAGCTAAGCCCCCATGTTGCAAGGAGCGTATCCAGAGGGCGTTGGTAAAGCCGACTAATCATGAGTCGTTCAACCATATAGCCCACAATTCCAGCAGTTAGAAATGCAGCCACAATGGCAATAATGAAATAATAAGGAAGTAATTCAGGGAAATAGCTTTCTGTTAATGTAGAGAGTACAAACGTCGTATAAGCACCAATAGTGAGGAACTCCCCATGTGCCATATTAATAACGCCCATTTGTCCAAAAATAATTGCAAGGCCTAGTGCCATTAATAACAGCACACAGAATACTGATAGACCATTAAAGCCTTGCATCGCAAATATTGCACCGAATTCTGCAAATGATAAATCCATCGCATCATCCTCCAAGCTTTAAATAAAATGTGTGGAATAAAAATCAGGAGAAATAATTTCTCCTGATATTTGGGCTGTTATTAGTAGCCTTTAGGGAAAGGATTTGGTTTGATTAGATCTTTAGTTTCATAAACCACTTTGAATTGACCATTTGGAAGTGCTTGACCAATGCGTGATCTGCTCCAAACATGGTGGTTTGCATCAATTTTGACATAGCCTTCAGGTGCTGTTTTTAAATCAATACCAGGAGATGCTTTAGTCACTTTCGCAACATCGAAGCTACCTGCTTTTTCAACTGCTGCCTTCCATAACCATGGACCTAAATAGGCAGCTTGAGTTACATCACCAACAACAGCTTTAGGACCATATTTTGCTTTAAATGCTTTTACAAATGCGATGTTATTTGGATTGTTAATACTTTGGAAATACTTCATTGAAGAGTAGAAATCAGCCATGTTTTCACCGCCAATTCCAAGTAACTCATCTTCAGTTACAGAGAATGTAAGAAGCGTTTGTTTCTTACCAGTTACTCCAGCTGCTTTTAATTGTTTATAGAATGAAACGTTTGATCCACCAACCACAGCAGTCACAATTGCATCAGGCTTTTTCAATTTTGTTTTATTGATAAGTGAACCAAATTGAGTATGACCAAGAGGGTAGTATTCTTCACCTACGACTTTACCTTTAAGTACTTTTTCAATATGCGTACGTGCAATTTTCATTGTGGTACGTGGCCAAATATAGTCAGAGCCAATAAGATAGAAAGTTTTTGCTTTTTTCTCACGTGCTAACCAATTTAATGATTCTAAAACCTGTTGAGTTGATTCTTGACCTGTATAAATAACATTTTTAGATTGTTCTAAACCTTCATAAAATGTTGGGTAATACAATAATGAGTTATTACGCTCAATGATTGGTAGTACTGCTTTACGTGATGCAGATGTCCAGCAACCAAAAATTGCAGCAACGCGGTCTTTTTCCGTTAATTTACGAGCTTTTTCTGCGAAAGTTGGCCAATCCGATGCACCATCTTCCTGAATAATTTTAATTTGTCGCCCTAGAATACCGCCTTGCTTATTAATTTGTTCAATCGCGAGACGTTCAGCCTGAATTGCACCTGTTTCAGAAATTGCCATGGTGCCTGTCGCTGAGTGTAATTGACCAACGTAAACAAATTTATCTGTGACATTAAGCTTAGTA
It contains:
- the urtA gene encoding urea ABC transporter substrate-binding protein; the encoded protein is MSLKLKVKTSHLLAGLIAVPFLMAPLVVSASSVPATAKVNTTKLNVTDKFVYVGQLHSATGTMAISETGAIQAERLAIEQINKQGGILGRQIKIIQEDGASDWPTFAEKARKLTEKDRVAAIFGCWTSASRKAVLPIIERNNSLLYYPTFYEGLEQSKNVIYTGQESTQQVLESLNWLAREKKAKTFYLIGSDYIWPRTTMKIARTHIEKVLKGKVVGEEYYPLGHTQFGSLINKTKLKKPDAIVTAVVGGSNVSFYKQLKAAGVTGKKQTLLTFSVTEDELLGIGGENMADFYSSMKYFQSINNPNNIAFVKAFKAKYGPKAVVGDVTQAAYLGPWLWKAAVEKAGSFDVAKVTKASPGIDLKTAPEGYVKIDANHHVWSRSRIGQALPNGQFKVVYETKDLIKPNPFPKGY
- the urtB gene encoding urea ABC transporter permease subunit UrtB, which produces MDLSFAEFGAIFAMQGFNGLSVFCVLLLMALGLAIIFGQMGVINMAHGEFLTIGAYTTFVLSTLTESYFPELLPYYFIIAIVAAFLTAGIVGYMVERLMISRLYQRPLDTLLATWGLSLIMQQIFRSIFGPKEVSPTLPDWLMGSYQPTETIDIPINGLFLVGVTLLVTAFVYFLIYRSRWGLQLRATNQNRFMSGAVGINTKRVDSLTFALGCGLAGIAGAAFTTIGSTGPTAGSLYIVDTFLVVVFGGAASLLGTIASAFSIAQAQSILEFFLSGSVAKVITLATVIIILMLRPQGLFSIKVRK